One part of the Esox lucius isolate fEsoLuc1 chromosome 10, fEsoLuc1.pri, whole genome shotgun sequence genome encodes these proteins:
- the cfap20 gene encoding cilia- and flagella-associated protein 20, protein MFKNTFQSGFLSILYSIGSKPLQIWDKKVRNGHIKRITDNDIQSLVLEVEGTNVSTTYITCPADPKKTLGIKLPFLVMIIKNLKKYFTFEVQVLDDKNVRRRFRASNYQSTTRVKPFICTMPMRLDDGWNQIQFNLSDFTRRAYGTNYIETLRVQIHANCRIRRVYFSDRLYSEDELPAEFKLYLPVQNKAKQ, encoded by the exons ATgtttaaaaacacttttcaaagtGGATTCCTATCTATCTTGTATAGTATTGGCAGCAAACCTCTTCAGATATGGGATAAAAAG gttAGAAACGGTCACATAAAGAGGATTACAGACAATGACATCCAGTCACTGGTTCTTGAAGTGGAGGGAACAAATGTCAG CACAACCTACATCACATGTCCAGCAGACCCAAAGAAGACACTTGGCATCAAACTCCCATTTTTGGTTATGATCATAAAGAACTTGAAGAAGTATTTCACCTTTGAAGTCCAG GTGTTGGATGACAAGAATGTGAGAAGGCGGTTCCGTGCGAGCAACTACCAGAGCACCACTCGAGTGAAGCCCTTCATCTGCACTATGCCCATGAGGCTGGACGATGGCTGGAACCAGATCCAGTTCAACCTGTCCGACTTCACGCGGCGGGCCTACGGCACCAACTACATTGAGACACTGCGTGTGCAG ATCCATGCAAACTGCCGCATCCGGAGAGTTTACTTTTCTGACAGACTGTACTCAGAAGATGAGCTACCGGCAGAATTCAAACTGTATTTACCCGTACAAAACAAAGCAAAG CAGTAG